Proteins encoded together in one Anaerotignum propionicum DSM 1682 window:
- a CDS encoding IS110 family transposase: MISVGIDISKGKSTVCILKPYGELICSPFEIEHTEQGLSELSSMLLRFNEDVKVVIEATGIYHLPVFDFLQERGIFVAVINPFEMKQYRSQGLRAIKTDKQDSIAIANYGIDYWFRLKKYEMSEGIYQELKILGRQYSHYMRMRIESVQSLTHLLDYTMPGIKKLLKGWQDSTGKDKLSDFVEMYWHFDNITKLSEIDFINNYLAWAKEKGYHQNHNKAVKIYSLAQDGIPTLPAEMESTQIMIQQAVGVLRQVNTTLKTILTRMKELAKQLPEYSVVRSMGGVGDVLAPKLIAEIGDIRRFHSSRALIAFAGIDAPPYQSGQFIGTNRKISKRGSSTLRKIGYEVMRVLKTHSAPADSSVYWYILKKESEGKAKKLAKIAGLNKFLRIYYARVKEVYQ; encoded by the coding sequence ATGATTAGTGTTGGAATTGATATTTCAAAAGGAAAGAGTACGGTTTGTATTTTAAAACCATATGGAGAGTTGATTTGTTCACCGTTTGAAATAGAACATACAGAGCAAGGATTATCTGAATTGTCATCTATGCTTTTAAGATTTAATGAAGACGTTAAAGTTGTAATTGAGGCAACAGGAATCTATCATCTTCCGGTGTTTGATTTTCTGCAAGAACGAGGGATTTTTGTAGCTGTAATAAACCCATTTGAAATGAAACAGTACAGAAGTCAAGGACTTAGGGCAATAAAAACAGATAAGCAGGACTCCATTGCAATAGCAAATTACGGAATTGATTACTGGTTTCGCCTCAAAAAATACGAAATGTCCGAAGGTATTTATCAAGAACTTAAAATATTGGGCAGACAGTATTCACATTATATGAGAATGAGAATAGAGAGTGTACAGTCCTTGACACATTTGTTGGACTATACAATGCCTGGTATAAAAAAATTGTTGAAGGGATGGCAAGATTCAACTGGTAAAGACAAATTATCAGATTTTGTAGAGATGTATTGGCATTTCGATAATATAACAAAACTGTCAGAGATAGATTTCATTAATAATTATTTAGCGTGGGCAAAAGAAAAAGGATACCATCAGAACCATAATAAAGCCGTCAAGATTTATTCCCTGGCACAAGATGGTATCCCTACATTGCCTGCTGAAATGGAATCAACTCAGATTATGATTCAGCAGGCAGTTGGTGTATTGAGGCAAGTCAATACTACCTTGAAGACTATTTTAACACGGATGAAAGAACTCGCCAAGCAGTTGCCAGAATATTCTGTAGTAAGGTCAATGGGGGGAGTTGGAGATGTATTAGCACCAAAATTAATAGCAGAAATTGGTGATATTCGTAGATTTCATAGCAGCAGGGCTTTGATTGCATTTGCAGGAATAGATGCTCCACCATACCAATCAGGGCAATTTATAGGAACGAATCGTAAAATAAGCAAGCGAGGTTCCTCGACGCTAAGAAAAATCGGATATGAAGTGATGAGGGTCTTAAAGACACACAGTGCACCAGCAGACAGCTCTGTTTATTGGTATATTTTGAAAAAAGAATCTGAAGGCAAAGCTAAGAAATTGGCAAAAATTGCAGGTCTCAATAAATTTCTGCGGATATACTATGCACGAGTAAAAGAAGTATATCAATAA